Proteins encoded in a region of the Anguilla anguilla isolate fAngAng1 chromosome 10, fAngAng1.pri, whole genome shotgun sequence genome:
- the abhd17b gene encoding alpha/beta hydrolase domain-containing protein 17B produces MNHLSLSELCCLFCCPPCPSKIASKLAFLPPDPTYTVISDESGSRWTLHLSERADWQYSARERDAIECFMTRTARGSRIACMFVRCSPNAKFTLLFSHGNAVDLGQMSSFYIGLGSRINCNVFSYDYSGYGASSGKPSEKNLYADVDAAWHALRTRYGIRPENVIIYGQSIGTVPSVDLAARYESAAVVLHSPLTSGMRVAFPDTKKTYCFDAFPNIDKISKVTSPVLIIHGTEDEVIDFSHGLALYERCQRPVEPLWVEGAGHNDVELYGQYLERLKQFVAHELVNL; encoded by the exons ATGAACCACCTGTCCCTGAGCGAGCTGTGCTGCTTGTTCTGCTGCCCGCCGTGCCCCAGCAAGATCGCCTCCAAGCTGGCCTTCCTGCCCCCGGACCCCACCTACACGGTCATCTCGGACGAGAGCGGCTCCCGCTGGACGCTGCACCTGTCGGAGCGCGCCGACTGGCAGTACTCGGCCCGCGAGAGGGACGCCATCGAGTGCTTCATGACGCGCACGGCCCGCGGCAGCCGCATCGCCTGCATGTTCGTCCGCTGCTCGCCCAACGCCAAGTTCACGCTGCTCTTCTCCCACGGCAACGCGGTGGACCTGGGCCAGATGAGCAGCTTCTACATCGGCCTGGGCTCGCGGATCAACTGCAACGTCTTCTCCTACGACTACTCGGGCTACGGCGCCAGCTCGGGCAAGCCGTCGGAGAAGAACCTGTACGCCGACGTGGACGCCGCGTGGCACGCCCTGAGGACGCG GTACGGCATCCGGCCGGAGAACGTGATCATTTACGGGCAGAGCATCGGCACGGTGCCGTCGGTGGACCTGGCCGCACGCTACGAGAGCGCCGCCGTGGTGCTGCACTCCCCGCTCACCTCCGGCATGAGGGTGGCCTTCCCCGACACCAAGAAGACCTACTGCTTCGATGCGTTTCCCaa catcGACAAGATCTCCAAGGTGACGTCGCCCGTGCTGATCATCCACGGCACGGAGGATGAGGTCATAGACTTCTCTCACGGGCTGGCGCTGTACGAGCGCTGCCAGCGGCCCGTGGAGCCGctgtgggtggagggggcggggcacaaCGACGTGGAGCTCTACGGACAGTACCTGGAGCGGCTCAAACAGTTCGTGGCCCACGAGCTCGTCAACTTGTAG